One Roseomonas gilardii subsp. gilardii genomic region harbors:
- a CDS encoding ABC transporter permease has protein sequence MLRFILRRLAWMVPSLLVVSFLAFVLIQLPPGDYVTTYIATLAASNEVVDQNTAAELRSRFGLDQPMIVQYWKWISNIVFRGDFGLSFEWQQPVSGLIWERMALTLVLTFASLLVTWAIALPLGVFSAVKKYSIADYVLTFISFVGLAVPSFLLAVVLMYVAAVEWGQEVGGLFSNAYVNEPWSMGKVWDLLAHLWIPVIILAVSGTASLVRVMRANMLDELHRPYVTTARAKGLSEFHLLVKYPMRVALNPFISTIAWLLPNLVSGSIIVAIVLNLPTAGPMLLQSLMSQDMYLAGAFVLLICVLTLLGSLISDILLAIADPRIRLE, from the coding sequence ATGCTCCGCTTCATCCTCAGACGCCTGGCCTGGATGGTCCCATCGCTGCTGGTGGTGTCCTTCCTTGCCTTCGTGCTGATCCAGCTTCCGCCCGGCGACTACGTCACAACCTACATCGCCACCCTCGCCGCCTCCAACGAGGTGGTGGACCAGAACACCGCCGCCGAGCTGCGCTCCCGCTTCGGGCTCGATCAGCCGATGATCGTCCAGTACTGGAAGTGGATCAGCAACATCGTCTTCCGCGGTGATTTCGGCCTCTCCTTCGAATGGCAGCAGCCGGTCAGCGGGCTGATCTGGGAGCGCATGGCGCTGACCCTGGTCCTGACCTTCGCCTCCCTGCTCGTCACCTGGGCGATCGCCCTGCCGCTCGGCGTCTTCTCCGCGGTGAAGAAGTACTCCATCGCCGACTATGTGCTGACCTTCATCAGCTTCGTCGGGCTGGCGGTGCCCTCCTTTCTGCTCGCCGTCGTGCTGATGTACGTCGCCGCCGTCGAATGGGGCCAGGAGGTCGGCGGCCTCTTCTCCAACGCCTATGTCAACGAGCCCTGGAGCATGGGCAAGGTCTGGGATCTGCTCGCGCATCTCTGGATCCCCGTCATCATCCTGGCCGTCTCCGGCACGGCGAGCCTGGTGCGTGTGATGCGGGCGAACATGCTGGATGAGTTGCACCGCCCCTATGTCACCACCGCCCGGGCCAAGGGGCTCTCGGAGTTCCACCTGCTGGTGAAATACCCCATGCGGGTGGCGCTGAACCCCTTCATCTCCACCATCGCCTGGCTGCTGCCCAACCTCGTCTCCGGTTCCATCATCGTGGCCATCGTGCTGAACCTGCCGACGGCGGGGCCGATGCTGCTGCAATCGCTGATGAGCCAGGACATGTACCTGGCCGGCGCCTTCGTGCTGCTGATCTGCGTGCTGACCCTGCTGGGCTCCCTGATCAGCGATATCCTCCTCGCCATCGCCGATCCGCGCATCCGGCTGGAGTAG
- a CDS encoding ABC transporter ATP-binding protein gives MSATILEARPAASMPAPSDTVLEVRDLVTHFPTRAGVVKAVDGVSFTLRRGRTLCVVGESGSGKSVTARSILQIVDAPGRIVGGSMVLHRPDGSTVDLAKLHPRSRQIRAVRGREIAMIFQEPMSSLSPVHTVGDQITEVLRLHLGMSKAQARARCIELLGQVEIPHPERAIDRYTFEFSGGMRQRVMIAMSLACNPSLLIADEPTTALDVTTQAEILDLIKRLQAQHGMAVMFITHDMGVVAEIADEVLVMYHGKVVEGGPVDQVFHAPQNAYTKMLIGSVLKLEHEAEIRQHRKPIPAEAPPVLDVRGLTMIFGNAKNPVLAVDDVSLQLRPGETLGIVGESGSGKTTMGRCLLRMYQPTAGAIRYRRSDGGIVDLATANKEVLAAARREIRMVFQDPVSSLNPRMTVAQIVGEPLLVNRIAKGRELDGRVADLLKQVGLNPDWRERYPHAFSGGQRQRIGIARAIALNPRVIVADEATSALDVSLRAQMLDLLMGLQDRLGLSYVFISHDLGVIRYMCDRVAVMYRGRVVETGPARQVCDHPTHAYTQALLSAIPRPDPRARRMHQRFRYVA, from the coding sequence ATGAGCGCCACGATCCTGGAGGCCCGGCCGGCGGCTTCGATGCCGGCACCCTCCGACACCGTGCTGGAGGTGCGCGACCTCGTCACGCATTTCCCGACCCGGGCAGGGGTGGTGAAGGCGGTGGACGGCGTCTCCTTCACCCTGCGGCGCGGCCGCACGCTCTGTGTGGTGGGGGAAAGCGGCTCGGGCAAGAGCGTCACCGCGCGTTCCATCCTGCAGATCGTGGATGCGCCAGGGCGGATCGTCGGCGGTTCCATGGTGCTGCACCGGCCGGATGGCAGCACGGTGGACCTCGCGAAGCTGCATCCGCGCAGCCGGCAGATCCGCGCGGTGCGGGGGCGGGAGATCGCGATGATCTTCCAGGAGCCCATGTCCTCGCTGTCCCCGGTGCATACGGTGGGGGACCAGATCACCGAGGTGCTGCGCCTGCATCTCGGCATGAGCAAGGCTCAGGCGCGGGCACGCTGCATCGAGCTGCTGGGGCAGGTGGAGATTCCCCACCCCGAACGGGCGATCGACCGCTACACCTTCGAGTTCTCCGGCGGCATGCGGCAGCGCGTGATGATCGCCATGTCGCTGGCCTGCAATCCGTCGCTGCTGATCGCGGACGAGCCGACCACCGCGCTCGACGTCACCACCCAGGCGGAGATCCTCGACCTCATCAAGCGCCTCCAGGCACAGCACGGCATGGCGGTGATGTTCATCACCCATGACATGGGCGTGGTGGCCGAGATCGCCGACGAGGTGCTGGTGATGTACCACGGCAAGGTCGTGGAAGGTGGTCCCGTGGACCAGGTCTTCCATGCACCGCAGAACGCGTACACGAAGATGCTGATCGGCTCCGTGCTCAAGCTGGAGCATGAGGCGGAGATCCGCCAGCACCGCAAGCCCATCCCGGCTGAGGCGCCGCCGGTGCTGGACGTGCGCGGCCTCACCATGATTTTCGGCAACGCGAAGAACCCGGTCCTGGCGGTGGACGACGTTTCGCTCCAGCTCCGCCCGGGGGAGACGCTGGGCATCGTGGGGGAATCCGGCTCCGGCAAGACCACGATGGGCCGCTGCCTGCTGCGGATGTACCAGCCGACCGCCGGCGCCATCCGCTACCGCCGCTCCGATGGCGGGATCGTCGATCTCGCCACCGCGAACAAGGAGGTGCTGGCCGCCGCGCGGCGGGAGATCCGCATGGTCTTCCAGGACCCCGTCTCCTCGTTGAACCCGCGCATGACCGTGGCGCAGATCGTGGGCGAGCCGCTTCTGGTGAACCGCATCGCCAAGGGACGGGAACTCGACGGGCGCGTGGCCGATTTGCTGAAGCAGGTCGGGCTGAACCCTGACTGGCGGGAGCGCTACCCCCATGCCTTCTCCGGCGGGCAGCGGCAGCGCATCGGCATCGCGCGCGCCATCGCGCTGAACCCCCGCGTGATCGTGGCGGATGAGGCGACCTCTGCGCTGGACGTGTCGCTGCGGGCGCAGATGCTGGACCTGCTGATGGGGCTGCAGGACCGGCTGGGCCTGTCCTATGTCTTCATCAGCCATGACCTCGGCGTGATCCGCTACATGTGCGACCGGGTGGCGGTGATGTATCGTGGCAGGGTGGTGGAGACGGGACCGGCGCGGCAGGTCTGCGACCATCCGACCCATGCCTATACCCAGGCCCTGCTTTCGGCCATCCCGCGCCCCGATCCGCGGGCGCGGCGGATGCACCAGCGCTTCCGCTACGTGGCCTGA
- a CDS encoding ABC transporter permease, whose amino-acid sequence MSDAVLGTVDRQSLAVASQWQLVWWAFRRHRLAMIGLVITAIFYIIALVPGFFAINDPEQQNTRAAYHPPQMIRFVAPDGSFGPFVHPSILKRDPETLEMRYVPDETRAVRLRLFGQGYEYRFLGLFPTRVHLLAPAEPGQVVMPLGADRLGRCVYSRIMQGAQISLSVGLVGVFLSLTLGIILGGVSGYYGGWVDSAVQRAVEFVLSLPSIPIWLAASAALPHDWPATLNYFMITLILSLTGWAQLARVVRGRFLSLRTEDFVAAARLDGASEKRVIFRHMLPSFASHIIASVTLAIPAMILSETSLSFLGLGLQPPTISWGVLLREAQNIRSIATAPWLFAPGVAVVLAVIALNFLGDGLRDAADPYNK is encoded by the coding sequence ATGTCAGACGCCGTCCTCGGAACCGTCGATCGCCAGAGCCTCGCCGTCGCCTCGCAGTGGCAGTTGGTCTGGTGGGCCTTCCGCCGCCACCGCCTGGCCATGATCGGGCTGGTGATCACGGCCATCTTCTACATCATCGCGCTGGTGCCCGGCTTCTTCGCGATCAACGATCCTGAGCAGCAGAACACCCGCGCCGCCTACCACCCGCCGCAGATGATCCGTTTCGTCGCGCCGGATGGCAGCTTCGGCCCCTTCGTCCACCCCTCGATCCTCAAGCGCGATCCCGAGACACTGGAGATGCGCTACGTGCCGGACGAGACACGCGCGGTGCGTCTGCGCCTGTTCGGCCAGGGCTACGAATACAGGTTCCTGGGCCTTTTCCCCACCCGTGTGCACCTGCTGGCCCCGGCCGAGCCAGGGCAGGTGGTGATGCCGCTGGGTGCCGACCGGCTCGGGCGCTGCGTCTATTCCCGCATCATGCAGGGCGCGCAGATCTCGCTCTCGGTGGGCCTCGTCGGCGTCTTCCTGTCGCTGACGCTGGGCATCATCCTGGGTGGCGTCTCCGGCTATTACGGCGGCTGGGTGGATTCCGCCGTGCAGCGCGCGGTGGAATTCGTGCTCTCGCTGCCTTCCATCCCCATCTGGCTCGCCGCCTCGGCGGCGCTGCCGCATGACTGGCCGGCGACGCTCAACTACTTCATGATCACGCTGATCCTTTCCCTCACCGGCTGGGCGCAACTCGCCCGCGTGGTGCGCGGCCGCTTCCTCAGCCTGCGGACGGAGGATTTCGTGGCGGCCGCCCGGCTGGACGGAGCCTCGGAGAAGCGGGTCATCTTCCGCCACATGCTGCCCTCCTTCGCCAGCCACATCATCGCCTCGGTGACGTTGGCCATCCCGGCGATGATCCTGTCGGAAACCTCGCTCTCCTTCCTGGGCCTCGGATTGCAGCCGCCGACCATCTCCTGGGGCGTGCTGCTGCGGGAGGCCCAGAACATCCGCTCCATCGCCACCGCGCCCTGGCTCTTCGCCCCGGGCGTCGCCGTGGTGCTGGCCGTGATCGCCCTCAACTTCCTGGGAGACGGTCTGCGCGACGCCGCGGACCCGTACAACAAATGA
- a CDS encoding tripartite tricarboxylate transporter permease, protein MWQSLQDLGFGFGLALEPYNLFWCFVGVLVGNLIGVLPGTGALTAISMLMPLTYPMQPVPAIMMLAGIFYGSQYGGAIGAILLNLPSHPPHAVTCLDGYPMTQKGKGGTALGLTMMSSFFAASFGIIVMIFASPLLVTVAFKFGPTELFSIMLLGLIAGSTMSRGSPIKGFAMTVIGMLISTIGTDVQTGTQRFTFGMPQLSDGIELVSIAMGVFGIADFLRHVNRMKHINSPGSVSLRDMRPSRAEAREAFFPMLRGTLVGTLFGAMPGTGPTITTFIAYALEQKISRTPQKFGTGMIAGVAAPEAASHSKTQVDFIPTMSLGIPGDAVMALLLGALLIHGIQPGPRLLTEHPDVFWGLIASFWVGNVMLMVLNVPLIGVWVKLLQVPYRFLFPSAVFFIAIGAYSVNNDIFAVYEVLAFGVFGAVFMALDFPIAPILLGYVLGPMVEENFRRAMLLSRGQLSTFVTHPISGTILGIIVLLLAGQAFFAIRKRMGKGGDSLPIPPSDVVA, encoded by the coding sequence ATGTGGCAATCCCTGCAGGATCTCGGCTTCGGTTTCGGCCTGGCCCTCGAGCCCTATAACCTGTTCTGGTGCTTCGTCGGCGTCCTGGTCGGCAATCTGATCGGCGTGCTGCCGGGCACGGGCGCGCTCACCGCCATCTCGATGCTGATGCCGCTGACCTATCCCATGCAGCCGGTTCCCGCGATCATGATGCTGGCGGGCATCTTCTACGGCTCCCAGTATGGCGGGGCGATCGGCGCCATCCTGCTGAACCTGCCCTCGCATCCGCCGCATGCCGTCACCTGCCTCGACGGCTATCCGATGACGCAGAAGGGCAAGGGCGGCACGGCGCTCGGCCTGACCATGATGTCCTCCTTCTTCGCCGCCTCCTTCGGCATCATCGTCATGATCTTCGCCTCGCCGCTGCTGGTCACGGTCGCCTTCAAGTTCGGCCCGACGGAGCTCTTCTCGATCATGCTGCTCGGGCTGATCGCGGGCTCCACCATGTCCCGCGGTTCGCCGATCAAGGGCTTCGCCATGACGGTGATCGGCATGCTGATCAGCACCATCGGCACCGACGTCCAGACGGGCACGCAGCGCTTCACCTTCGGCATGCCGCAGCTCAGCGATGGGATCGAGCTGGTCTCGATCGCCATGGGCGTCTTCGGCATCGCCGACTTCCTGCGGCACGTGAACCGCATGAAGCACATCAACAGCCCCGGTTCCGTGAGCCTGCGGGACATGCGCCCCAGCCGCGCCGAGGCCCGGGAAGCCTTCTTCCCCATGCTGCGCGGCACCCTGGTCGGTACCCTGTTCGGCGCCATGCCAGGCACCGGGCCGACCATCACCACCTTCATCGCCTATGCGCTGGAACAGAAGATCTCCCGCACGCCGCAGAAGTTCGGCACCGGCATGATCGCCGGCGTGGCGGCGCCCGAGGCTGCCTCGCATTCCAAGACCCAGGTCGATTTCATCCCGACCATGAGCCTGGGCATCCCGGGCGACGCGGTGATGGCCCTGCTGCTGGGCGCCCTGCTGATCCACGGCATCCAGCCCGGCCCGCGCCTGCTGACCGAGCATCCGGATGTCTTCTGGGGGCTGATCGCCAGCTTCTGGGTCGGCAACGTCATGCTGATGGTGCTCAACGTGCCGCTGATCGGGGTCTGGGTGAAGCTGCTCCAGGTCCCCTACCGCTTCCTTTTCCCCTCCGCGGTCTTCTTCATCGCGATCGGCGCCTATTCCGTGAACAACGACATCTTCGCGGTCTACGAGGTCCTGGCCTTCGGCGTCTTCGGCGCGGTCTTCATGGCGCTGGACTTCCCCATCGCCCCGATCCTGCTGGGCTATGTGCTGGGGCCGATGGTGGAGGAGAACTTCCGGCGCGCCATGCTGCTCTCCCGTGGGCAGCTCTCCACCTTCGTCACGCATCCGATCAGCGGCACGATCCTGGGCATCATCGTGCTGCTCCTGGCCGGACAGGCTTTCTTCGCCATCCGCAAGCGCATGGGCAAGGGGGGCGATAGCCTCCCTATCCCGCCTTCCGACGTGGTTGCCTGA